A genomic stretch from Rhinatrema bivittatum chromosome 9, aRhiBiv1.1, whole genome shotgun sequence includes:
- the LOC115099286 gene encoding uncharacterized protein LOC115099286 codes for MATTQFAMAFAPSALMPDQAQALAKRARQKPSKLQENFAATPEVEKRKTKTQRNKKRKSASTRQPRSISHLGCYVPEQPPPRGMTPAAPTPAAPPRENFGNVTERQLRQLMDQTWSAAAIHGTDRVKAMLDALTHTTSPSPGSVPIGPQHGAAGSSNSSAGNTQPPARQQTAHGQHGQPQEGQNLVSFQIPGPGSRASPLSRPSADLGIRVPGIASILRSALAEYGESICTRLEPVPKILPIK; via the exons ATGGCTACCACTCAGTTTGCTATGGCTTTTGCCCCGTCCGCACTTATGCCGGACCAGGCTCAGGCTCTAGCCAAGCGAGCACGTCAGAAGCCaagcaaattgcaggaaaacttcGCGGCAACGCCAGAAGTCGAAAAACGTAAGACCAAGACACAGAGGAATAAGAAGAGGAAATCCGCAAGCACACGACAACCGCGTAGCATCAGCCATTTGGGCTGCTATGTGCCGGAGCAGCCCCCTCCACGGGGCATGACCCCTGCAGCACCGACCCCTGCAGCACCGCCACGAGAGAACTTCGGCAATGTTACCGAACGACAGCTGCGTCAGCTCATGGACCAAACCTGGTCAGCGGCTGCTATCCATGGCACGGACAGGGTGAAGGCAATGCTGGATGCCTTAACGCATACCACTAGCCCATCCCCTGGCTCAGTGCCCATCGGTCCACAGCACGGTGCAGCGGGCAGCTCCAACAGTTCAGCTGGCAACACCCAGCCACCAGCACGTCAACAGACAGCTCATGGACAACACGGGCAACCGCAAGAAGGACAGAACT TGGTCTCGTTTCAGATTCCTGGCCCCGGAAGCAGAGCATCACCCTTATCACGTCCCTCCGCGGATTTGGGAATTAGGGTGCCCGGAATCGCCTCCATATTGAGATCGGCTCTGGCAGAGTACGGGGAGAGCATATGCACGCGGCTGGAGCCTGTTCCAAAAATTTTGCCAATCAAATAA